The Brasilonema sennae CENA114 genome includes a region encoding these proteins:
- a CDS encoding alpha/beta hydrolase — MDLLIDDLVKNQKIDGKNLTIPGYFIRSTAPINIEDDKLKVDETLPTIDDVIDHLYQNSQSQTEELGLVIQIHGYNTGVKDGQKDYVREDWEQVCKYLNQQDNALKDRKSSFVYLGYRWSSESVPSSLKNAFNSLPSLLQFLLYSGLAITGLGILLLFLFSYSWFGILILAGLCVASFVGSLFFLRIIVYFRDEYRARYYAVPDLIEFIRQLDQGLIERYTQHFLSSQAFLYDEKQAKKQAKEEWDQKRIKLTFIGHSMGGFITTEVVRVLSDVFDQKSIGNVKNLNKQPSSNIGRVFSLGRLILVSPDIPVNTILSGRTNFLRSSLRRFEEAYLFSSEGDVALRLASTAASYFSFPASTRTQGYRLGNVTVNLPDKNVYGIVNLEQIKQRLSANNQLFVSKKKFDHLLKYLGVKVLNKQEERNLLQNKKDPESLVPKSEDPESIADLFTYFDCTEYQDKTDYPGRDGKTINVLICPNQKSPLKLWQYIRLLKAFFDSFNNSSTGIDVHGGYFHGYFSKLIIYRLAFVGFEGLLDSLILEQPKEFDLIAPPDLQEKLNISGELNTVEKHKIALEYFSWICEQKTIQVAASSERYYVDVLNEPRKEVRDAFLSQQNNES, encoded by the coding sequence CATCTTTATCAAAACAGTCAATCGCAGACAGAAGAGTTAGGATTGGTTATTCAAATTCATGGTTATAATACTGGTGTTAAGGATGGACAGAAAGACTATGTACGCGAAGATTGGGAACAAGTTTGCAAATATCTGAATCAACAAGACAATGCTCTGAAAGATAGAAAAAGTAGCTTTGTTTATTTAGGTTACCGATGGTCATCGGAAAGTGTTCCTTCTAGCCTGAAGAATGCATTTAATTCTTTACCGAGTTTACTACAATTTTTACTATATAGTGGGTTAGCAATTACTGGTCTTGGTATTTTATTATTATTTTTATTCTCGTATTCTTGGTTTGGAATTTTGATTTTGGCAGGTCTGTGTGTAGCTTCTTTTGTTGGAAGTTTATTCTTTTTGAGAATTATTGTTTATTTCCGAGATGAATATCGCGCAAGATATTATGCAGTGCCAGATTTGATAGAATTTATTAGACAATTAGATCAAGGTTTAATAGAGCGTTATACCCAACATTTTCTTTCCAGCCAAGCTTTTTTATATGATGAAAAACAAGCAAAAAAACAAGCAAAAGAGGAGTGGGATCAAAAAAGAATTAAGTTGACATTTATTGGTCATAGTATGGGTGGATTCATCACAACAGAAGTCGTGCGAGTTCTCTCTGACGTCTTTGATCAAAAATCTATTGGTAATGTCAAGAATTTGAACAAACAACCATCATCTAATATTGGTCGTGTTTTCAGTTTAGGTCGGTTGATTTTGGTTTCTCCAGACATTCCAGTAAATACTATTCTTTCAGGACGGACTAATTTTTTACGCTCTTCTTTGCGTCGTTTTGAAGAAGCTTATCTCTTTAGTAGCGAGGGAGATGTAGCATTACGCCTTGCTTCAACAGCAGCTAGTTATTTCTCTTTTCCAGCTAGTACTCGTACTCAAGGATATCGACTTGGTAATGTGACAGTTAATTTACCAGACAAAAATGTTTATGGAATTGTGAATTTAGAGCAGATAAAGCAGAGATTGTCAGCAAATAATCAGCTATTTGTTTCTAAGAAAAAATTCGACCATCTACTTAAATATCTTGGGGTTAAGGTTTTAAACAAGCAGGAAGAGCGAAACCTTTTACAGAATAAGAAAGACCCGGAATCTTTAGTTCCTAAAAGTGAAGATCCAGAATCAATCGCTGATTTGTTTACCTATTTTGATTGTACAGAATATCAAGATAAAACTGACTACCCAGGTCGTGATGGCAAAACAATCAATGTTCTCATTTGTCCAAATCAAAAATCTCCGTTGAAACTTTGGCAGTACATAAGGCTTCTCAAGGCTTTTTTTGACTCTTTTAACAACAGTTCAACAGGGATAGATGTTCATGGCGGTTACTTTCATGGTTATTTTAGTAAATTGATAATTTACCGTCTGGCTTTTGTGGGATTTGAGGGTTTACTAGACTCTTTAATATTAGAACAACCCAAGGAATTTGATCTGATAGCACCTCCTGATTTACAGGAAAAGCTCAATATAAGTGGAGAATTGAATACAGTGGAAAAACATAAAATTGCTCTGGAATATTTTTCTTGGATATGTGAGCAAAAAACTATTCAAGTTGCAGCTTCTTCAGAACGTTACTATGTCGATGTTTTAAATGAACCTCGCAAGGAAGTTAGAGATGCATTCTTATCACAACAAAACAATGAGTCTTGA
- a CDS encoding carotenoid oxygenase family protein: MREVLNEPVSSNTSFYADLKNGQRPQVSQQEVKVVAQKIVLPEATIHVSEYENPDNKITLHVTHNSADVAEWVRQSDNFASNPETSVPSNLVGMLTSVTDVSRNSRYIIDGESGEIVESNVLSHSRYTWGVGLYTYCDRLSTGLPSGQLENIYWQSSGFWQELFTKFIFDLYKDNEKRIVSPKKLLQANNRQNKPSCLFRLNTIDMKIAYAYEFPVTYEDGKSNNHMILSPQFVPRVHGAGSSTDGYIVCTVASENSDEIWIFDAKNLAQGSVCKLDHPELNFSYTIHTTWLPKIAPRTATYNCPVREDYQEQVTRPSGSNSKFKVQNSKLKTISRSLNSLRYC; encoded by the coding sequence GTGAGAGAAGTTCTAAATGAACCAGTATCATCTAATACTTCATTCTATGCAGACTTGAAAAACGGACAACGCCCCCAAGTGAGTCAGCAGGAAGTGAAAGTTGTCGCGCAGAAGATAGTTCTTCCAGAGGCTACAATCCATGTATCAGAGTACGAGAATCCAGACAACAAAATTACGCTTCACGTAACCCATAACAGTGCAGATGTCGCTGAGTGGGTGCGTCAGAGTGATAATTTCGCCTCTAACCCTGAAACTTCCGTACCCTCGAATCTAGTAGGTATGCTGACTAGCGTCACAGATGTTAGCCGTAATAGTCGCTATATTATAGATGGTGAAAGCGGAGAGATTGTTGAATCAAATGTGTTATCTCATTCGAGGTATACTTGGGGTGTAGGACTTTACACTTACTGCGATCGCTTATCAACAGGTCTACCATCAGGACAGCTAGAAAATATTTACTGGCAGTCTTCAGGTTTTTGGCAAGAACTATTCACAAAATTTATCTTCGATTTGTACAAAGATAATGAAAAGCGGATAGTGTCACCAAAGAAATTACTTCAAGCAAACAATCGACAAAACAAACCTTCGTGTCTATTCCGTCTAAATACAATAGACATGAAGATTGCTTACGCCTATGAGTTCCCTGTTACTTATGAAGATGGTAAATCGAACAATCACATGATTTTATCTCCGCAATTTGTACCCCGCGTTCATGGTGCTGGAAGTTCAACAGATGGTTACATTGTTTGTACCGTTGCTTCAGAAAACAGCGATGAAATCTGGATTTTTGATGCCAAGAATCTTGCTCAAGGATCTGTTTGCAAACTCGATCATCCCGAGCTAAATTTTAGTTATACAATACATACAACTTGGTTACCAAAAATTGCACCTCGTACAGCAACTTATAACTGTCCCGTGCGCGAAGATTATCAAGAGCAAGTCACTCGCCCTTCGGGCTCAAATTCAAAGTTCAAAGTTCAAAATTCAAAATTAAAGACAATTAGTAGGAGCTTGAACTCTCTACGCTATTGTTGA